The sequence TTAATGCGGAAGAGTTTGACGGCGTTTCTCATATGGCGTTTATTTGATACAAAACTATCTTTTAGGGGGCAGGTAGCCTATGATGATGGATGGTTTATATGATGACGGTCATTACCATTTATAAAAACTTGCGGCAGGATCTTTTCGAATAATTCAACATTGTTAAAATCATGGAGTCTGCTGGAATTTTTCGTTCGCTCAAGTACCGGAACTATCGCTTATAGTTTACCGGACAATATTGCTACCTGGATGCAACGCCTCGCCGTATCGTGGATGGTATGGCGCATTACTCCCGCCAATCGCTGGTAGTTGCATTGCAGGACTTACTTTTTCATGTAGTGTGTGTTGTTTCTCGTTGAGTACTTCATTGCCGGTAGCGTTGTTTTTTGTGGCGTTGGCAGGAGGGGGGATGATGGCGCAGATTGCCGCCAAGAATACTTATGTGCAGACGCATGTAGAGGATCATATGCGCAGCCGGGTGATCAGTTATTATGTGATGGCGTTTCAGGGGATGTTGCCTATCGGGAATTTGCTCACAGGCACGATCGTGCATCAGTTGGGAGCTAAGCATACGGTGACAATGCAGAGCATTGCCGGTGCCGTATGCGTCGCGTTATTTACATATTATTCAAGGTCTGTCAGACAGGATACCCCACATAGATCAGCGGAGGCAATCCCTTAAATACAAACGCTGTCACACCACATAACCACATGGGGTGATTGATTTCAGTACCCTTGTAGAAAGGCATCATATAGATACCGCCAGTGATACTGTCCTGGAGATTCTCTGTGAGGTGGAGTACGTCTGCACCTTCAAAAGGTTCGTCGCTCAGTTCCAGGTAAACTTCATCGGATTGATTGCTTACAGTGTCGAGCATAGTGTCGGCGCCTTCTACCATTTGCAGGGCTTCAATACCGTCTGTCCATTCCGGCAGGTCTATATACCAGCTGCCTTTGTCGGTTTTGTAAAATCTGAATGTCTTTTTCATCTTGTTTCTTTTTTACCAGGGCAGTTGGAGCCATGGACTTTCGTCCTTCTCCAATAAATATCTGGCAATTGCAGCTACATC is a genomic window of Chitinophaga sp. LS1 containing:
- a CDS encoding MFS transporter; translated protein: MLPGCNASPYRGWYGALLPPIAGSCIAGLTFSCSVCCFSLSTSLPVALFFVALAGGGMMAQIAAKNTYVQTHVEDHMRSRVISYYVMAFQGMLPIGNLLTGTIVHQLGAKHTVTMQSIAGAVCVALFTYYSRSVRQDTPHRSAEAIP
- a CDS encoding DUF6717 family protein — protein: MKKTFRFYKTDKGSWYIDLPEWTDGIEALQMVEGADTMLDTVSNQSDEVYLELSDEPFEGADVLHLTENLQDSITGGIYMMPFYKGTEINHPMWLCGVTAFVFKGLPPLIYVGYPV